The following are encoded together in the Drosophila takahashii strain IR98-3 E-12201 chromosome X, DtakHiC1v2, whole genome shotgun sequence genome:
- the elav gene encoding protein elav isoform X1, giving the protein MDFMMANTGAGGGVDTQAQLMQSAAAAAAVAATNAAAAPVQNAAAVAAAAQLQQQQVQQAILQVQQQQTQQAVAAAAAAVTQQLQQQQQAVVAQQAVVQQQQQQQQQQQAAAVVQQQQQQQQAAVQQAVVPQPQQAQPNTNGNAGSGAQNGSNGSTETRTNLIVNYLPQTMTEDEIRSLFSSVGEIESVKLIRDKSQVYIDPLNPQAPSKGQSLGYGFVNYVRPQDAEQAVNVLNGLRLQNKTIKVSFARPSSDAIKGANLYVSGLPKTMTQQELEAIFAPFGAIITSRILQNAGNDTQTKGVGFIRFDKREEATRAIIALNGTTPSSCTDPIVVKFSNTPGSTSKIIQPQLPAFLNPQLVRRIGGAMHTPVNKGLARFSPMAGDMLDVMLPNGLGAAAAAATTLASGPGGAYPIFIYNLAPETEEAALWQLFGPFGAVQSVKIVKDPTTNQCKGYGFVSMTNYDEAAMAIRALNGYTMGNRVLQVSFKTNKAK; this is encoded by the exons A TGGACTTTATGATGGCAAATACCGGAGCCGGCGGCGGAGTGGACACACAGGCGCAGCTAATGCAGAGTGCAGCGGCAGCCGCTGCGGTGGCGGCAACGAATGCCGCGGCCGCCCCAGTACAGAATGCGGCCGCCGTGGCCGCTGCCgcccagctgcagcagcaacaggtgcAGCAGGCGATCCTgcaggtgcagcagcagcagacacagcaggcggtggcggcggcagcggccgCTGTTACCCAgcagctccagcagcagcagcaggccgtCGTGGCCCAACAGGCGGtggtgcaacagcagcagcagcagcaacagcaacagcaggcggcggcggtggtgcagcagcagcagcagcagcagcaggcggcggTCCAACAGGCGGTGGTGCCCCAGCCGCAGCAGGCGCAGCCCAATACCAATGGCAATGCCGGTTCGGGTGCCCAGAACGGCAGCAACGGCAGCACGGAGACGCGCACAAATCTGATTGTCAACTACTTGCCGCAAACGATGACCGAGGACGAGATCCGGTCGCTCTTCTCCAGCGTCGGCGAGATTGAGTCGGTGAAGCTGATACGCGACAAGTCGCAGGTCTACATCGATCCCCTCAATCCGCAGGCGCCCAGCAAGGGCCAGAGCCTGGGCTATGGCTTCGTCAACTATGTCCGGCCGCAGGACGCCGAGCAGGCTGTCAATGTGCTGAACGGCCTGCGGCTGCAGAACAAGACCATCAAGGTGTCGTTCGCCCGGCCCTCGTCGGACGCCATCAAGGGCGCCAATCTGTATGTCTCGGGGCTGCCGAAGACGATGACCCAGCAGGAACTGGAGGCCATCTTCGCTCCCTTCGGGGCCATCATAACGTCGCGCATCCTGCAGAATGCCGGCAACGATACGCAGACGAAGGGCGTCGGCTTCATTCGGTTCGACAAGCGGGAGGAGGCCACCAGGGCCATCATTGCCCTGAACGGCACCACGCCGTCCAGCTGCACGGACCCCATTGTGGTGAAGTTCTCGAATACGCCCGGCAGCACCAGCAAGATCATCCAGCCGCAGCTGCCCGCTTTCCTCAATCCGCAGCTGGTGCGACGCATTGGCGGCGCCATGCACACGCCGGTGAACAAGGGACTGGCCCGATTCTCGCCCATGGCCGGCGATATGCTCGATGTGATGCTCCCGAATGGCCTGggcgcggcggcggcggcggccacaACGCTGGCCAGCGGTCCCGGCGGTGCGTATCCCATATTCATCTACAATCTGGCACCCGAAACGGAGGAGGCTGCGCTGTGGCAGCTGTTCGGTCCCTTCGGGGCTGTGCAATCGGTGAAGATCGTCAAGGATCCCACAACGAACCAGTGCAAGGGCTATGGCTTCGTCTCGATGACCAACTACGACGAGGCGGCCATGGCCATTCGGGCGCTCAACGGCTATACCATGGGCAATCGGGTGCTGCAGGTCAGCTTTAAGACCAACAAGGCCAAGTAG
- the LOC108058162 gene encoding endoplasmic reticulum-Golgi intermediate compartment protein 2 encodes MTATLRYRGDKSNLLELAKNLDAFKKVPEKYTETTEIGGTLSLLSRLLIVYLVYTELHYYWHETDIVYQFQPDIALDEQIQMHVDITVAMPCASLSGVDLMDETQQDVFAYGTLQREGVWWEMSEQERLQFEAIQIQNHYLREQFHSVADVLFKDIIRDPHPGRESPSQAPAAPPPGALDLFQLHQPDHQANGQPENKFDACRLHGTLGINKVAGVLHLVGGAQPVVGLFEDHWMIELRRMPANFTHRINRLSFGQYSRRIVQPLEGDETIIQEEATTVQYFLKIVPTEIQQTFSTINTFQYSVTENVRKLDSERNSYGSPGIYFKYDWSALKIVVGNDRDYLATFAIRLCSIISGIIVISGAINSLLLGLQRRLLRTFAPELYHRLASAKPANPSAAPSTAAAPAPPPPVNELLHTANLMASVDISAYLPTAAPPKLKSGL; translated from the exons ATGACGGCCACGTTGCGTTACCGCGGCGACAAGAGCAATCTGCTGGAGCTGGCCAAGAATCTGGATGCCTTCAAGAAGGTGCCGGAAAAGTACACAGAGACGACGGAAATCGGAGGGACAC TATCCCTGCTGAGCCGCCTGTTGATCGTGTACCTGGTCTACACGGAACTCCACTACTACTGGCACGAAACGGACATTGTCTACCAGTTCCAGCCGGACATCGCCCTGGACGAACAGATCCAGATGCATGTGGACATCACGGTGGCCATGCCCTGCGCCTCGCTCTCCGGCGTGGATCTGATGGACGAGACGCAGCAGGATGTGTTCGCCTACGGGACGCTGCAGCGCGAGGGCGTCTGGTGGGAGATGTCCGAGCAGGAGCGACTGCAGTTCGAGGCCATCCAGATCCAGAATCACTATCTGCGCGAGCAGTTCCACTCGGTGGCCGATGTGCTCTTCAAGGACATCATCAGGGATCCGCATCCGGGCCGGGAGAGTCCCTCGCAGGCGCCCGCCGCTCCTCCGCCCGGCGCCCTCGATCTCTTCCAGCTGCATCAGCCAGACCATCAGGCGAATGGCCAGCCGGAGAACAAGTTCGATGCCTGCCGGCTGCACGGTACGCTGGGCATCAACAAGGTGGCCGGAGTGCTGCATCTCGTGGGAGGAGCTCAGCCGGTGGTGGGACTCTTCGAGGACCACTGGATGATCGAGCTGCGACGGATGCCGGCGAACTTCACGCACCGCATCAACCGCCTGAGCTTCGGGCAGTACTCGCGGCGGATTGTGCAGCCGCTGGAGGGCGATGAGACCATCATCCAGGAGGAGGCCACCACCGTGCAGTACTTCCTCAAGATCGTGCCCACCGAGATCCAACAGACCTTCAGCACCATCAACACGTTTCAGTACTCCGTCACCGAGAATGTGCGGAAGCTAG ATTCCGAACGCAATTCGTATGGCTCCCCTGGCATTTACTTCAAGTACGACTGGTCGGCCCTCAAGATTGTGGTGGGCAACGACCGCGACTACCTGGCCACCTTCGCCATCCGCCTGTGCTCGATCATCTCCGGCATCATAGTCATCTCGGGGGCCATCAACTCGCTGCTCCTGGGCCTGCAGCGCCGCCTGCTGCGCACCTTTGCCCCGGAGCTGTACCACCGGCTGGCCAGCGCCAAGCCAGCGAATCCCTCGGCTGCTCCttcgactgctgctgctcccgctCCTCCGCCGCCCGTCAACGAGCTCCTGCACACGGCCAACCTGATGGCCAGCGTCGACATCTCGGCCTATCTGCCCACGGCGGCGCCGCCGAAGCTCAAATCCGGCCTCTAA
- the elav gene encoding protein elav isoform X2, with product MMANTGAGGGVDTQAQLMQSAAAAAAVAATNAAAAPVQNAAAVAAAAQLQQQQVQQAILQVQQQQTQQAVAAAAAAVTQQLQQQQQAVVAQQAVVQQQQQQQQQQQAAAVVQQQQQQQQAAVQQAVVPQPQQAQPNTNGNAGSGAQNGSNGSTETRTNLIVNYLPQTMTEDEIRSLFSSVGEIESVKLIRDKSQVYIDPLNPQAPSKGQSLGYGFVNYVRPQDAEQAVNVLNGLRLQNKTIKVSFARPSSDAIKGANLYVSGLPKTMTQQELEAIFAPFGAIITSRILQNAGNDTQTKGVGFIRFDKREEATRAIIALNGTTPSSCTDPIVVKFSNTPGSTSKIIQPQLPAFLNPQLVRRIGGAMHTPVNKGLARFSPMAGDMLDVMLPNGLGAAAAAATTLASGPGGAYPIFIYNLAPETEEAALWQLFGPFGAVQSVKIVKDPTTNQCKGYGFVSMTNYDEAAMAIRALNGYTMGNRVLQVSFKTNKAK from the coding sequence ATGATGGCAAATACCGGAGCCGGCGGCGGAGTGGACACACAGGCGCAGCTAATGCAGAGTGCAGCGGCAGCCGCTGCGGTGGCGGCAACGAATGCCGCGGCCGCCCCAGTACAGAATGCGGCCGCCGTGGCCGCTGCCgcccagctgcagcagcaacaggtgcAGCAGGCGATCCTgcaggtgcagcagcagcagacacagcaggcggtggcggcggcagcggccgCTGTTACCCAgcagctccagcagcagcagcaggccgtCGTGGCCCAACAGGCGGtggtgcaacagcagcagcagcagcaacagcaacagcaggcggcggcggtggtgcagcagcagcagcagcagcagcaggcggcggTCCAACAGGCGGTGGTGCCCCAGCCGCAGCAGGCGCAGCCCAATACCAATGGCAATGCCGGTTCGGGTGCCCAGAACGGCAGCAACGGCAGCACGGAGACGCGCACAAATCTGATTGTCAACTACTTGCCGCAAACGATGACCGAGGACGAGATCCGGTCGCTCTTCTCCAGCGTCGGCGAGATTGAGTCGGTGAAGCTGATACGCGACAAGTCGCAGGTCTACATCGATCCCCTCAATCCGCAGGCGCCCAGCAAGGGCCAGAGCCTGGGCTATGGCTTCGTCAACTATGTCCGGCCGCAGGACGCCGAGCAGGCTGTCAATGTGCTGAACGGCCTGCGGCTGCAGAACAAGACCATCAAGGTGTCGTTCGCCCGGCCCTCGTCGGACGCCATCAAGGGCGCCAATCTGTATGTCTCGGGGCTGCCGAAGACGATGACCCAGCAGGAACTGGAGGCCATCTTCGCTCCCTTCGGGGCCATCATAACGTCGCGCATCCTGCAGAATGCCGGCAACGATACGCAGACGAAGGGCGTCGGCTTCATTCGGTTCGACAAGCGGGAGGAGGCCACCAGGGCCATCATTGCCCTGAACGGCACCACGCCGTCCAGCTGCACGGACCCCATTGTGGTGAAGTTCTCGAATACGCCCGGCAGCACCAGCAAGATCATCCAGCCGCAGCTGCCCGCTTTCCTCAATCCGCAGCTGGTGCGACGCATTGGCGGCGCCATGCACACGCCGGTGAACAAGGGACTGGCCCGATTCTCGCCCATGGCCGGCGATATGCTCGATGTGATGCTCCCGAATGGCCTGggcgcggcggcggcggcggccacaACGCTGGCCAGCGGTCCCGGCGGTGCGTATCCCATATTCATCTACAATCTGGCACCCGAAACGGAGGAGGCTGCGCTGTGGCAGCTGTTCGGTCCCTTCGGGGCTGTGCAATCGGTGAAGATCGTCAAGGATCCCACAACGAACCAGTGCAAGGGCTATGGCTTCGTCTCGATGACCAACTACGACGAGGCGGCCATGGCCATTCGGGCGCTCAACGGCTATACCATGGGCAATCGGGTGCTGCAGGTCAGCTTTAAGACCAACAAGGCCAAGTAG